One Rhizophagus irregularis chromosome 5, complete sequence DNA window includes the following coding sequences:
- a CDS encoding uncharacterized protein (SECRETED:cutsite_IES-FS; SECRETED:prob_0.7453); SECRETED:SignalP(1-18), with amino-acid sequence MRSFLIITLFFTIKVIESFSLSGKNDLTYHANYNNEHHSWNQANINLKSRHHSLESRKETTGCIATTTVYITTTDTGTYLTTTEIPYTTTKTKTKTKINTGTYLTTTEIPYITTKTKTKIKTKTKTNTGTYLTTIEIPYTTTKTNTGIYCYTGLPGT; translated from the coding sequence ATGAGATCATTCCTCATTATTACTCtcttttttactattaaagtAATTGAAAGTTTTTCATTATCTGGAAAGAATGATCTTACTTATCATGCAAATTATAACAATGAGCATCATTCATGGAATCAAGCtaatataaacttaaaaagTCGTCACCATTCTCTAGAATCTCGTAAAGAAACAACCGGTTGCATCGCAACCACTACCGTCTACATCACAACTACCGACACTGGAACATACTTAACCACCACCGAAATCCCCTACACCACCACCAAAACCAAAACCAAAACCAAAATCAACACTGGCACCTACTTAACCACCACCGAAATCCCATACATCACCACCAAAACCAAAACCAAAATCAAAACCAAAACCAAAACCAACACTGGCACCTACTTAACCACCATCGAAATCCCCTACACCACCACCAAAACCAACACTGGCATCTACTGCTACACCGGCTTGCCTGGTACTTGA